One window of the Thunnus albacares chromosome 3, fThuAlb1.1, whole genome shotgun sequence genome contains the following:
- the nt5c2b gene encoding cytosolic purine 5'-nucleotidase isoform X2, translated as MWPVRRLCTCVSLLLSPSCETGFKDGDLFMSYKSMFQDVRDAVDWVHFKGTLKEKTVENLDKYVVKDGKLPLLLSRMNEVAKVFLATNSDYKYTDKIMTYLFDFPHGPKPGTSHRPWQSYFDLILVDARKPLFFAEGTVLRQVDTTTGRLKIGTYTGPLQHGIVYSGGSSDIVCDLLGAKGKDIVYIGDHIFGDILKSKKRQGWRTFLVIPELAQELHVWTDKSSLFEELQGLDIFLAELYKHLDSSSNERPDISTIQRRVKKVTHDMDMCYGMMGSLFRSGSRQTLFASQVMRYADLYAASFINLLYYPFSYLFRAAHVLMPHESTVEHTHVDIDTESPLATRNRTHCSDCKDLECKRNQLTRSFSEIKPPNLFPQTPQEITHCHDEDDDEEEEEEEEEEEEEEEEEEEE; from the exons ATGTGGCCTGTGCGACGgctgtgtacgtgtgtgtctctgctcctctccccCAGCTGTGAAACTGGCTTCAAGGACGGCGACCTCTTCATGTCCTATAAGAGCATGTTCCAGGACGTCCGCGACGCCGTCGACTGGGTCCACTTCAAG GGTACTCTGAAGGAGAAGACGGTTGAGAACTTGGATAAGTATGTGGTGAAAGAT GGAAAGCTGCCTCTTCTCCTCAGCAGAATGAATGAAGTAGCCAAGGTTTTCTTGGCTACCAACAGTGACTACAAATACACTGAT AAAATCATGACTTACCTGTTTGACTTCCCCCATGGCCCCAAG CCCGGGACCTCCCACCGGCCCTGGCAGTCCTACTTTGATCTGATCCTGGTGGACGCCAGGAAGCCTCTGTTTTTCGCTGAGGGTACGGTGCTCAGACAAGTCGACACG aCAACAGGGCGTCTAAAGATAGGAACCTACACAGGACCTCTGCAGCATGGTATAGTCTACTCCGGAG GTTCTTCAGACATCGTGTGTGACTTGCTGGGGGCCAAGGGGAAGGACATCGTGTACATCGGGGACCATATCTTCGGAGACATCCTCAAGTCCAAGAAACGTCAAGGCTGGAGGACCTTCCTGGTCATACCCGAGCTGGCCCAGGAGCTGCATGTGTGGACCGACAAGAGCT caTTATTCGAAGAACTGCAAGGCCTGGACATTTTCTTGGCAGAACTCTACAA ACATCTGGACAGCAGCAGTAACGAGAGGCCAGACATCAGCACTATTCAGAGAAGAGTCAAG AAAGTAACACACGACATGGATATGTGCTACGGCATGATGGGTAGCCTTTTCCGCAGCGGCTCCAGACAGACCCTGTTTGCCTCCCAAGTGATGCGCTACGCCGACCTGTACGCAGCCTCCTTCATCAACCTGCTGTACTATCCATTCAGCTACCTCTTCAGAGCCGCACACGTGCTG ATGCCTCATGAGTCGACAGTAGAGCACACCCACGTGGACATCGACACCGAGTCACCGCTGGCCACTCGCAACCGCACCCACTGCAGCGACTGCAAAGACCTGGAGTGCAAACGCAACCAGTTGACCCGCTCCTTCAGCGAGATCAAACCTCCCAACCTGTTCCCCCAGACTCCACAGGAGATCACTCACTGCCACGACGAGGACGAcgatgaggaagaagaagaggaggaggaagaggaagaagaagaggaggaggaggaagaagaagagtaa
- the inab gene encoding internexin neuronal intermediate filament protein, alpha b, with amino-acid sequence MSYGSEVFSASSYRRIFGESPRYASSPSRINVSSRGGYRSASLSRSNISSLGSYSRKSGRSFSPMPLETFDLTQSNVVNNEFKIIRTNEKEQMQGLNDRFAMFIEKVRNLEQHNKVLETELVALRQKQAEPSRLAELYQQEIRELRSQLDELNGEKSQLMIERDNVEDDLQKLRGKYEEEFRAREEAEASLKAFKKDVDDATMVRLDLEKKVESLLDEINFLRKVHEEEVVELTDMIQAAQVSVEMEVAKPDLTSALKEIRGQYESMASKNLQSAEEWYKSKFADLSEQATRSNDAIRASREEVNEFRRQLQSKTIEIESLRGTNESLDKQLREMEDRHNMEIGNYQESMAELENDLRATKSEMARHLREYQDLLNVKMALDIEIAAYRKLLEGEETRIGTGITYPSPSISTGGGQSYNYQTRMYTSSGKVSKKEGKEEEQQQSKAGAKVSQREVYEETVTTKKMENQQVSGDIPTNQKN; translated from the exons ATGAGCTACGGATCTGAAGTCTTTTCCGCCTCCTCCTACCGAAGGATTTTCGGGGAAAGTCCCCGTTATGCATCCTCTCCATCGCGGATCAACGTGTCTTCGCGGGGAGGTTATCGGTCCGCCTCTCTATCCCGAAGCAACATTTCATCCCTGGGTTCGTACAGCAGAAAGTCCGGGCGCTCCTTCTCGCCTATGCCGCTGGAGACCTTCGACCTGACACAGAGCAACGTCGTCAACAATGAGTTCAAAATTATTCGCACCAATGAAAAGGAACAAATGCAAGGTCTTAACGACCGTTTTGCAATGTTCATCGAGAAGGTGCGCAACTTGGAGCAGCATAACAAAGTGCTGGAGACGGAGTTGGTCGCTCTGCGCCAGAAGCAGGCCGAGCCGTCCCGCTTGGCTGAGCTTTACCAACAAGAGATCCGCGAACTGCGCTCCCAGCTCGATGAACTCAACGGAGAAAAGTCCCAGTTGATGATCGAGAGGGATAACGTTGAAGACGACCTCCAGAAACTCAGAGGAAAATACGAAGAGGAGTTCCGTGCCCGGGAGGAGGCGGAGGCCAGCCTCAAGGCTTTTAAGAAAGATGTGGACGACGCCACCATGGTGCGCCTGGACCTGGAGAAGAAGGTGGAATCTCTCCTGGACGAGATCAACTTCCTGAGGAAGGTGCACGAAGAGGAGGTGGTCGAGCTGACGGATATGATCCAGGCTGCCCAGGTGTCTGTGGAGATGGAGGTGGCCAAGCCGGATCTCACCTCCGCCCTCAAAGAGATTCGCGGCCAGTACGAGTCCATGGCGTCCAAGAACCTCCAGTCCGCCGAGGAGTGGTACAAGTCCAAGTTCGCCGATCTTTCCGAGCAAGCTACCCGGAGTAACGATGCCATCCGCGCCAGCAGGGAGGAAGTGAACGAGTTCAGGAGGCAGCTGCAGTCCAAGACCATCGAGATAGAGAGTCTGAGGGGCACAAACGAGTCTCTGGACAAGCAACTGCGGGAGATGGAGGATAGGCACAATATGGAGATTGGAAACTACCAG gagagcATGGCAGAGCTGGAGAATGACCTGAGGGCCACTAAGAGTGAGATGGCCCGTCACCTGAGGGAGTACCAGGATCTGCTGAATGTCAAGATGGCACTGGATATTGAAATTGCAGCTTACAG GAAGCTGCTGGAAGGTGAGGAAACCCGCATAGGGACAGGGATCACCTATCCCAGCCCCTCCATAAGCACCGGTGGCGGGCAGAGCTACAACTACCAGACCCGCATGTACACCAGCTCCGGCAAGGTCTCCAAGAAGGAAGGcaaggaggaggagcagcagcagagcaagGCTGGAGCCAAGGTCTCCCAGCGTGAAGTTTACGAGGAGACGGTCACCACCAAGAAGATGGAGAACCAGCAAGTCTCCGGCGATATTCCCACCAATCAGAAAAACTAA
- the nt5c2b gene encoding cytosolic purine 5'-nucleotidase isoform X1 — protein sequence MTTSWSDRLQNYADLPANMDGLTMKKYRREPYHRVFVNRSLAMEKIKCFGFDMDYTLAVYKSPEYESLGFELTVERLVSIGYPQELLSFVYDPSFPTRGLVFDTMYGNLLKVDAYGNILVCVHGFNFLRGPEIRERYPNKFIQRDDTERFYILNTLFNLPETYLFACLVDFFSNCDRYTSCETGFKDGDLFMSYKSMFQDVRDAVDWVHFKGTLKEKTVENLDKYVVKDGKLPLLLSRMNEVAKVFLATNSDYKYTDKIMTYLFDFPHGPKPGTSHRPWQSYFDLILVDARKPLFFAEGTVLRQVDTTTGRLKIGTYTGPLQHGIVYSGGSSDIVCDLLGAKGKDIVYIGDHIFGDILKSKKRQGWRTFLVIPELAQELHVWTDKSSLFEELQGLDIFLAELYKHLDSSSNERPDISTIQRRVKKVTHDMDMCYGMMGSLFRSGSRQTLFASQVMRYADLYAASFINLLYYPFSYLFRAAHVLMPHESTVEHTHVDIDTESPLATRNRTHCSDCKDLECKRNQLTRSFSEIKPPNLFPQTPQEITHCHDEDDDEEEEEEEEEEEEEEEEEEEE from the exons ATGACCACTTCATGGAGTGACAGACTGCAGAACTATGCAGACTTGCCTGCCAACATGGACGGCTTGACGATGAAAAAATACAGGAGAGAGCCATATCACAG AGTGTTCGTCAACAGAAGCTTGGCAATGGAGAAGATTAAGTGCTTCGGCTTTGATATGGATTACACTTTAGCAG tGTACAAGTCACCAGAGTACGAGTCACTAGGTTTTGAGCTCACAGTGGAACGACTGGTTTCCATCGGTTACCCCCAGGAGCTGCTGAGCTTCGTCTACGATCCATCCTTTCCCACCAG GGGCCTTGTGTTTGACACCATGTATGGAAACCTGTTGAAGGTTGATGCCTACGGTAATATACTGGTGTGTGTCCATGGATTCAACTTCCTCAGAGG CCCTGAGATCCGAGAGCGGTACCCAAACAAGTTCATCCAGAGGGATGATACAGAGCGTTTTTATATCCTTAACACACTCTTCAACCTGCCAG AGACCTACCTCTTTGCCTGCCTAGTGGATTTCTTCTCCAATTGTGACAGATACACAAG CTGTGAAACTGGCTTCAAGGACGGCGACCTCTTCATGTCCTATAAGAGCATGTTCCAGGACGTCCGCGACGCCGTCGACTGGGTCCACTTCAAG GGTACTCTGAAGGAGAAGACGGTTGAGAACTTGGATAAGTATGTGGTGAAAGAT GGAAAGCTGCCTCTTCTCCTCAGCAGAATGAATGAAGTAGCCAAGGTTTTCTTGGCTACCAACAGTGACTACAAATACACTGAT AAAATCATGACTTACCTGTTTGACTTCCCCCATGGCCCCAAG CCCGGGACCTCCCACCGGCCCTGGCAGTCCTACTTTGATCTGATCCTGGTGGACGCCAGGAAGCCTCTGTTTTTCGCTGAGGGTACGGTGCTCAGACAAGTCGACACG aCAACAGGGCGTCTAAAGATAGGAACCTACACAGGACCTCTGCAGCATGGTATAGTCTACTCCGGAG GTTCTTCAGACATCGTGTGTGACTTGCTGGGGGCCAAGGGGAAGGACATCGTGTACATCGGGGACCATATCTTCGGAGACATCCTCAAGTCCAAGAAACGTCAAGGCTGGAGGACCTTCCTGGTCATACCCGAGCTGGCCCAGGAGCTGCATGTGTGGACCGACAAGAGCT caTTATTCGAAGAACTGCAAGGCCTGGACATTTTCTTGGCAGAACTCTACAA ACATCTGGACAGCAGCAGTAACGAGAGGCCAGACATCAGCACTATTCAGAGAAGAGTCAAG AAAGTAACACACGACATGGATATGTGCTACGGCATGATGGGTAGCCTTTTCCGCAGCGGCTCCAGACAGACCCTGTTTGCCTCCCAAGTGATGCGCTACGCCGACCTGTACGCAGCCTCCTTCATCAACCTGCTGTACTATCCATTCAGCTACCTCTTCAGAGCCGCACACGTGCTG ATGCCTCATGAGTCGACAGTAGAGCACACCCACGTGGACATCGACACCGAGTCACCGCTGGCCACTCGCAACCGCACCCACTGCAGCGACTGCAAAGACCTGGAGTGCAAACGCAACCAGTTGACCCGCTCCTTCAGCGAGATCAAACCTCCCAACCTGTTCCCCCAGACTCCACAGGAGATCACTCACTGCCACGACGAGGACGAcgatgaggaagaagaagaggaggaggaagaggaagaagaagaggaggaggaggaagaagaagagtaa